One Polaribacter reichenbachii genomic window, GCAACTATTGCCCATTGATTGTAAGACAGTTTTTGCAAAATATTTATATTAATTTTCTGAAAAACGGTTTTAGGTAACTCTTCTATATTGTCTAAAGCCAAACGTTTTGCAAAAACTAAATTGTTTTGTACATCTTCATTTAAAGGATTTAAAAGCAAAGCTTTTTCGTAATAATAAATAGATGGACCAACTTTGTTAAGTTTATAATAAGCGTTACCTAAATTATAAAATAATTCAGATGACACTAAACCTTGGTTTTCTATTTTTTTATACAATTCAACAGCTTCTGCTAATTGTTCTTTTTTGTATAATTCATTTGCGCTTTTAAAAAGTTCTTCTGTGTTTTGAGCAACCACAGAATTGGCAATTATCAATAATAAAAAAAGGATTTTTTTCATCTTATAACTGTTTATCTAATTCAACGATTACTTGTTTAGCTCTTTCAAACTCTTGCTTCATTTCTGTATTTGTTACTGGTGTGTAACGTGCAAAATCTGATGCTTTTAAAACATCTATAAAATGTTTTATAGTAGTTTCATCTATATTTTTTTCTGCTAGTATTTTAGTGATGTTTTCTTTACTGATATCACTCGTTTCAATATTTAATTTTGCTTTTAAATAGTTATGTAAAGCACGTTCTAAAGCTTCATAAAACGCTTCTTTTTTACCTAATTGTTTTTGTGCTTCTGATAAATATTTTCTAGCTAATTTTTCTGCTTTTCTTAATTTTAGACCTACAACATCACTATTACGTTTTTCGTTGTTTTTTGCTATTAAAATACCAATAGGAATAATTAATAAAGGCAATAAAAGTAAGATGTAAAATAAGTAAGATTTGTAAAAATCTTTGGTTTCATTGGTTACAAAATCACTCTGTGTTTGTATGTATCTAAAGTTTTTACCTGTAGAAACTACTGCTTTTTTATTTACATTATTAGAATTGCTTGTTACTAATTCTTTACCTTCTGTAACATCAACATATAAATCGTCTGTATTTATAGTTTCGTATTTTTTTGTCTTAGTATTAAAGAAAGAAAAACCAACACTTGGTAATTTGTATTTACCCTTATATTGTGGAACAACAGTATAAGTATCAGTTACAGATCCAGATAAACCATCAGTAGTAATTCTAACATTTTCTTTTCTTTCTGGTTGATATTTTTCTAATTCTGCAGGCGTTTCTACAGTTGGTAATTCAAATAATTTTAGGTTTCCTTTACCAGAAACTGCTACTTTTATTTGTGATGATTCATTGGCTTTTAATACTTCTTTACTTAAAGAAACATCAAATTTAAATTGACCAACTGCACCTGTAAAGTTTTCTGGTTTGCCTTCTAAAGGTAAACTTTTAGGGCTTATAACTTTTTTAGCAGATGCAAATTCTTTTCTAATATTTTTGGTTATAACGTTTCCAAAAAAGTCTGCTCTACCTGTAGGAACTCCAATTACAATATCCATTTTCATTGGATCTAAAGTAAGTTTACCTGTTTTTGTAGGAATTAAAAGCGCCTTTTGAAGTACAATATATCTATAATCTTCGCCATTGTATTTTCCCATTTTTACAGGAAAACCATTTATTTTTATTTCTTGATTCCAAAAACCATTGTATTGAGGTGCTTCTGTTACAGAAGTGTCGTAAACACTTACATTTTCGCTTACATACAATCTGTATTCTACATAAATACCTTCACCTACATATGGTCTAGATTTAGAGATTTCTGCTACTAAATGTATGTTTTGTTGTGCAATGTAATCTGGGTCATTTGGGTTTTCTGGAATATCTATTGGGTCTAAAACAATAATTTTCATCATTTTAGAATTAATAGTAGCGCCATTATATTTTATACTTGCAGGCCCAATAATAAGTTCTCCTTTTCTTTTGGGCTTTAAGATATATGTGTACGATTTAGAAAAACTTACTTTACCATTTATCCAAGATTGGCTTATAGATTGGCTTGGCCCTTGAATAACTTTAAAATTGGTAAATTTTGGTGGTGTAAAATCGTCTGCACCTTGTTTATTTACAGAAAACTCTATTCTTAAGCGTTGGTTTAAACCTAGTTTATTTTTACTAACACTTACTTTTAATTCTGTATTTTGAGCATACAAAGAGATGGTTAGTAAGCTAAATATTAAGAGCATAAACCCTTTTCTCACTTCCCTAAAAGGAAAGAAAGTTTTATTTAAATTAAACATCTTAAAATAATTTCTAAAATTCATAACAGATTCTCAAAAGTATGATTTTTCTTCTCTTAAAGAAGAATTAAAATTGGCATTACCAATCTTTTTCTTGTTTTATTTTTTTGCCTTTTGCTTTTTTGGCATTCATTTTCTTTTGTGTCTTCTTTTCCTCGTTGTTTAAGCTTTCTAACAATTGCTTAATTTGCTGAGGAGACATTTTTCCTTGTTGTGGTTTAGGTTTATGCTTTTGATCTTTTTTATCATCTTTATTAGGATCCTGTTTTTTGTCTTTATCCTTATCACCTTTACCATCTTTGTCCTTATCGTCTTTGTCTTTTTTATCTTTGTCATCATCACCATCCTTCTTGTCTTTGTCCTTATTCTTGTCGTCTTTATCTTTGTTATCCTTGTCCTTTTTGTCTTTGTTGTCTTTATTTTTATTGTCTTTATTGTCCTTGTTGTCTTTATTTTGTTTGTCTAACAATTTTTGAGCAACTGCCAAATTATAACGAGTTTCATCGTCATTTGGGTTGTTTCTCAACGAGTTTTTATAGGCATCTACTGCAGCTTGATAATTTTTGGTTTCCATCATAGAATTCCCTAAATTATGGTAAGCTTCTGCTTTAGAAGATTTATCCTCAGCAGTTTTTGCAGAAAGTTCGTATTGTGGAGCAGCTTCTTTAAAGTTTTTATTTTGATATAAAGCGTTACCTAAATTGTAACTTGCTTTATCGTAACTGGCATTATTACCCAACGCTTTTTGATATGCAACAGAAGCATCTGTAAATTGTTTTTGTTCGTACAATTTATTGCCTTGTCTTACCATTTTTCTTGCCTTACGTTGCTGGGCAATAGAATCTTTTTGAGCTGTAATTTCTTTTGATGAAAACAGCATTAAGCAAATAACGAGTATGTTTAAAAATATTTTCATTTTAATTATTTTTTTGTTTTTTCATCATTAAATAAATCAACTTTTCTTACCCATTTTGTTTTTTTATCAAACAAGAAAACATCTAAGAGTAAAAATAGAATAGCAATGGCTAAAAACCATTGAAATTGATCTTTGTAATCAGAAAACTGTTTTGTTTCAAATTCACTTTTTTGAGCATTGGCAATAATTTCTGTAATTCTTTTTACAGGTTCTTCTGTAATATTACCATCAATATATCTTCCATTAGCAGCATCAGCAATATCTTCTAAAACTTCTGGTTTGCGTTTTGTAATTACGGTTTCGCCTTTATTGTCTTTTTTATAACCAATCATAGAACCATTTACACGCATAGGAATTGGACCTCCTTTTTCTGTACCTACACCAATTGTATAAATCTTTACACCTTCATTAGACAAATTTTGTGCCACTTGTTTTGTTTCTTCTTGATGATCTTCTCCATCAGAAATAATAATTAAAAAACGATTGGTTTGCTCATCATTATTATAATAAGTTTTTGCTAATTCTAAAGCTTCGTTTATGGCAGTTCCTTGACTAGAAACCATATCTGGATTTGCGTTTTGCAAAAACATATTTGCGGCTGCATGATCTGTTGTAATTGGTAAAAGCGGATAAGAATTACCTGCATAAATAATTACACCAACTCTATCTGAACCTAATTGATCTATAATTTTAGAGATAATTTGCTTCGCCTTTTCTAGTCTGTTAGGTGCAATATCTTCTGCTAACATACTTTTAGAAACATC contains:
- a CDS encoding BatD family protein → MLLIFSLLTISLYAQNTELKVSVSKNKLGLNQRLRIEFSVNKQGADDFTPPKFTNFKVIQGPSQSISQSWINGKVSFSKSYTYILKPKRKGELIIGPASIKYNGATINSKMMKIIVLDPIDIPENPNDPDYIAQQNIHLVAEISKSRPYVGEGIYVEYRLYVSENVSVYDTSVTEAPQYNGFWNQEIKINGFPVKMGKYNGEDYRYIVLQKALLIPTKTGKLTLDPMKMDIVIGVPTGRADFFGNVITKNIRKEFASAKKVISPKSLPLEGKPENFTGAVGQFKFDVSLSKEVLKANESSQIKVAVSGKGNLKLFELPTVETPAELEKYQPERKENVRITTDGLSGSVTDTYTVVPQYKGKYKLPSVGFSFFNTKTKKYETINTDDLYVDVTEGKELVTSNSNNVNKKAVVSTGKNFRYIQTQSDFVTNETKDFYKSYLFYILLLLPLLIIPIGILIAKNNEKRNSDVVGLKLRKAEKLARKYLSEAQKQLGKKEAFYEALERALHNYLKAKLNIETSDISKENITKILAEKNIDETTIKHFIDVLKASDFARYTPVTNTEMKQEFERAKQVIVELDKQL
- a CDS encoding tetratricopeptide repeat protein — translated: MKIFLNILVICLMLFSSKEITAQKDSIAQQRKARKMVRQGNKLYEQKQFTDASVAYQKALGNNASYDKASYNLGNALYQNKNFKEAAPQYELSAKTAEDKSSKAEAYHNLGNSMMETKNYQAAVDAYKNSLRNNPNDDETRYNLAVAQKLLDKQNKDNKDNKDNKNKDNKDKKDKDNKDKDDKNKDKDKKDGDDDKDKKDKDDKDKDGKGDKDKDKKQDPNKDDKKDQKHKPKPQQGKMSPQQIKQLLESLNNEEKKTQKKMNAKKAKGKKIKQEKDW
- a CDS encoding vWA domain-containing protein gives rise to the protein MYKLEEPIYFYALAIIPIMIVIYLLVFWWKKRTQRKFSNPELLKKIAPNSSIFKNTLKLVMLILSIAFLVISLVNPKMGSKLKTVKREGVDVVFALDVSKSMLAEDIAPNRLEKAKQIISKIIDQLGSDRVGVIIYAGNSYPLLPITTDHAAANMFLQNANPDMVSSQGTAINEALELAKTYYNNDEQTNRFLIIISDGEDHQEETKQVAQNLSNEGVKIYTIGVGTEKGGPIPMRVNGSMIGYKKDNKGETVITKRKPEVLEDIADAANGRYIDGNITEEPVKRITEIIANAQKSEFETKQFSDYKDQFQWFLAIAILFLLLDVFLFDKKTKWVRKVDLFNDEKTKK
- a CDS encoding SH3 domain-containing protein yields the protein MKKILFLLLIIANSVVAQNTEELFKSANELYKKEQLAEAVELYKKIENQGLVSSELFYNLGNAYYKLNKVGPSIYYYEKALLLNPLNEDVQNNLVFAKRLALDNIEELPKTVFQKININILQKLSYNQWAIVAVVFSFLGSIFFLFFYFASTPSKKRFYFITSSLSFIFLIFTFFISYNQYTFAKNNKAGIIFAEKTEVRNAPTLNSEEVFTLHEGTKVVVLDAIDNWKKIKIADGKLGWIISDEVKEIN